In Kitasatospora gansuensis, a genomic segment contains:
- a CDS encoding DUF461 domain-containing protein encodes MSRSLRRGAIAAIALAAILPLSACAAGNSPDTLQIKPDNAATSIGENLKLNNIVVVTAAGSSSEHAGPAQLTVNISNAGDKAETLQSITVGEGVAATFADAKGATLSEIVIPAGGAVLIGGEGQPVAKVTSAKLEVGGFTPASFSFAKAGKVSTEAQVHPAKGLYEDFGPTANHGATPSASGSASASPSASASASASASASASASAGASGSASPSAGASASTTAAASH; translated from the coding sequence GTGAGCCGCAGCCTTCGACGCGGCGCGATCGCCGCGATCGCCCTCGCCGCGATCCTCCCGCTGTCCGCCTGTGCCGCCGGGAACTCCCCGGACACCCTGCAGATCAAGCCGGACAACGCCGCGACGTCGATCGGGGAGAACCTCAAGCTCAACAACATCGTGGTGGTGACCGCGGCCGGGTCCAGCTCCGAGCACGCCGGTCCGGCCCAGCTCACGGTGAACATCAGCAACGCCGGCGACAAGGCCGAGACCCTGCAGTCGATCACCGTCGGCGAGGGCGTCGCGGCGACCTTCGCGGACGCCAAGGGCGCCACGCTGTCCGAGATCGTCATCCCGGCCGGCGGTGCCGTGCTGATCGGCGGCGAGGGCCAGCCGGTCGCCAAGGTCACCTCGGCCAAGCTGGAGGTGGGTGGCTTCACCCCCGCCTCGTTCTCGTTCGCGAAGGCCGGCAAGGTCTCCACCGAGGCCCAGGTGCACCCGGCCAAGGGCCTGTACGAGGACTTCGGCCCGACCGCCAACCACGGGGCGACCCCGTCCGCCTCCGGGTCGGCCTCGGCCTCGCCGTCCGCTTCGGCCTCCGCTTCGGCCTCCGCTTCGGCTTCGGCTTCGGCTTCGGCCGGCGCCTCCGGCTCGGCGTCGCCGTCCGCCGGTGCCTCGGCGTCGACCACCGCGGCTGCCTCGCACTGA
- a CDS encoding response regulator transcription factor: MTRVLVVEDEESFSDALSYMLRKEGFEVAIAATGPDALEQFERNGADLVLLDLMLPGLPGTEVCRQLRVRSNVPVIMVTAKDSEIDKVVGLEIGADDYVTKPYSTRELVARIRAVLRRRGEDGNGGADGGGPGALEAGPVRMDVDRHVVTVDGAKVDLPLKEFDLLEMLLRNAGRVLTRMQLIDRVWGADYVGDTKTLDVHVKRLRAKIEPDPGAPRYLVTVRGLGYKFEP, from the coding sequence GTGACCCGAGTACTGGTGGTCGAGGACGAGGAGTCGTTCAGCGACGCCCTGTCGTACATGCTCCGCAAGGAGGGCTTCGAGGTGGCCATCGCCGCCACCGGCCCCGACGCGCTGGAGCAGTTCGAACGCAACGGCGCCGACCTGGTGCTGCTCGACCTGATGCTCCCCGGCCTGCCCGGTACGGAGGTCTGCCGTCAGCTCCGGGTCCGCTCCAACGTCCCGGTGATCATGGTCACCGCCAAGGACAGCGAGATCGACAAGGTGGTCGGCCTGGAGATAGGTGCCGACGACTACGTGACCAAGCCCTACTCCACCCGCGAGCTGGTCGCCCGGATCCGCGCGGTGCTCCGCCGCCGTGGTGAGGACGGCAACGGCGGTGCGGACGGCGGCGGCCCCGGCGCGCTGGAGGCCGGCCCGGTCCGGATGGACGTGGACCGGCACGTGGTCACGGTGGACGGCGCCAAGGTCGACCTGCCGCTCAAGGAGTTCGACCTGCTGGAGATGCTGCTCCGGAACGCCGGCCGGGTGCTCACCCGGATGCAGCTGATCGACCGGGTCTGGGGCGCCGACTACGTCGGTGACACCAAGACCCTGGACGTCCACGTGAAGCGCCTGCGGGCCAAGATCGAGCCGGACCCGGGTGCCCCGCGCTACCTGGTGACGGTCCGTGGCCTGGGCTACAAGTTCGAGCCGTAA